The segment NNNNNNNNNNNNNNNNNNNNNNNNNNNNNNNNNNNNNNNNNNNNNNNNNNNNNNNNNNNNNNNNNNNNNNNNNNNNNNNNNNNNNNNNNNNNNNNNNNNNNNNNNNNNNNNNNNNNNNNNNNNNNNNNNNNNNNNNNNNNNNNNNNNNNNNNNNNNNNNNNNNNNNNNNNNNNNNNNNNNNNNNNNNNNNNNNNNNNNNNNNNNNNNNNNNNNNNNNNNNNNNNNNNNNNNNNNNNNNNNNNNNNNNNNNNNNNNNNNNNNNNNNNNNNNNNNNNNNNNNNNNNNNNNNNNNNNNNNNNNNNNNNNNNNNNNNNNNNNNNNNNNNNNNNNNNNNNNNNNNNNNNNNNNNNNNNNNNNNNNNNNNNNNNNNNNNNNNNNNNNNNNNNNNNNNNNNNNNNNNNNNNNNNNNNNNNNNNNNNNNNNNNNNNNNNNNNNNNNNNNNNNNNNNNNNNNNNNNNNNNNNNNNNNNNNNNNNNNNNNNNNNNNNNNNNNNNNNNNNNNNNNNNNNNNNNNNNNNNNNNNNNNNNNNNNNNNNNNNNNNNNNNNNNNNNNNNNNNNNNNNNNNNNNNNNNNNNNNNNNNNNNNNNNNNNNNNNNNNNNNNNNNNNNNNNNNNNNNNNNNNNNNNNNNNNNNNNNNNNNNNNNNNNNNNNNNNNNNNNNNNNNNNNNNNNNNNNNNNNNNNNNNNNNNNNNNNNNNNNNNNNNNNNNNNNNNNNNNNNNNNNNNNNNNNNNNNNNNNNNNNNNNNNNNNNNNNNNNNNNNNNNNNNNNNNNNNNNNNNNNNNNNNNNNNNNNNNNNNNNNNNNNNNNNNNNNNNNNNNNNNNNNNNNNNNNNNNNNNNNNNNNNNNNNNNNNNNNNNNNNNNNNNNNNNNNNNNNNNNNNNNNNNNNNNNNNNNNNNNNNNNNNNNNNNNNNNNNNNNNNNNNNNNNNNNNNNNNNNNNNNNNNNNNNNNNNNNNNNNNNNNNNNNNNNNNNNNNNNNNNNNNNNNNNNNNNNNNNNNNNNNNNNNNNNNNNNNNNNNNNNNNNNNNNNNNNNNNNNNNNNNNNNNNNNNNNNNNNNNNNNNNNNNNNNNNNNNNNNNNNNNNNNNNNNNNNNNNNNNNNNNNNNNNNNNNNNNNNNNNNNNNNNNNNNNNNNNNNNNNNNNNNNNNNNNNNNNNNNNNNNNNNNNNNNNNNNNNNNNNNNNNNNNNNNNNNNNNNNNNNNNNNNNNNNNNNNNNNNNNNNNNNNNNNNNNNNNNNNNNNNNNNNNNNNNNNNNNNNNNNNNNNNNNNNNNNNNNNNNNNNNNNNNNNNNNNNNNNNNNNNNNNNNNNNNNNNNNNNNNNNNNNNNNNNNNNNNNNNNNNNNNNNNNNNNNNNNNNNNNNNNNNNNNNNNNNNNNNNNNNNNNNNNNNNNNNNNNNNNNNNNNNNNNNNNNNNNNNNNNNNNNNNNNNNNNNNNNNNNNNNNNNNNNNNNNNNNNNNNNNNNNNNNNNNNNNNNNNNNNNNNNNNNNNNNNNNNNNNNNNNNNNNNNNNNNNNNNNNNNNNNNNNNNNNNNNNNNNNNNNNNNNNNNNNNNNNNNNNNNNNNNNNNNNNNNNNNNNNNNNNNNNNNNNNNNNNNNNNNNNNNNNNNNNNNNNNNNNNNNNNNNNNNNNNNNNNNNNNNNNNNNNNNNNNNNNNNNNNNNNNNNNNNNNNNNNNNNNNNNNNNNNNNNNNNNNNNNNNNNNNNNNNNNNNNNNNNNNNNNNNNNNNNNNNNNNNNNNNNNNNNNNNNNNNNNNNNNNNNNNNNNNNNNNNNNNNNNNNNNNNNNNNNNNNNNNNNNNNNNNNNNNNNNNNNNNNNNNNNNNNNNNNNNNNNNNNNNNNNNNNNNNNNNNNNNNNNNNNNNNNNNNNNNNNNNNNNNNNNNNNNNNNNNNNNNNNNNNNNNNNNNNNNNNNNNNNNNNNNNNNNNNNNNNNNNNNNNNNNNNNNNNNNNNNNNNNNNNNNNNNNNNNNNNNNNNNNNNNNNNNNNNNNNNNNNNNNNNNNNNNNNNNNNNNNNNNNNNNNNNNNNNNNNNNNNNNNNNNNNNNNNNNNNNNNNNNNNNNNNNNNNNNNNNNNNNNNNNNNNNNNNNNNNNNNNNNNNNNNNNNNNNNNNNNNNNNNNNNNNNNNNNNNNNNNNNNNNNNNNNNNNNNNNNNNNNNNNNNNNNNNNNNNNNNNNNNNNNNNNNNNNNNNNNNNNNNNNNNNNNNNNNNNNNNNNNNNNNNNNNNNNNNNNNNNNNNNNNNNNNNNNNNNNNNNNNNNNNNNNNNNNNNNNNNNNNNNNNNNNNNNNNNNNNNNNNNNNNNNNNNNNNNNNNNNNNNNNNNNNNNNNNNNNNNNNNNNNNNNNNNNNNNNNNNNNNNNNNNNNNNNNNNNNNNNNNNNNNNNNNNNNNNNNNNNNNNNNNNNNNNNNNNNNNNNNNNNNNNNNNNNNNNNNNNNNNNNNNNNNNNNNNNNNNNNNNNNNNNNNNNNNNNNNNNNNNNNNNNNNNNNNNNNNNNNNNNNNNNNNNNNNNNNNNNNNNNNNNNNNNNNNNNNNNNNNNNNNNNNNNNNNNNNNNNNNNNNNNNNNNNNNNNNNNNNNNNNNNNNNNNNNNNNNNNNNNNNNNNNNNNNNNNNNNNNNNNNNNNNNNNNNNNNNNNNNNNNNNNNNNNNNNNNNNNNNNNNNNNNNNNNNNNNNNNNNNNNNNNNNNNNNNNNNNNNNNNNNNNNNNNNNNNNNNNNNNNNNNNNNNNNNNNNNNNNNNNNNNNNNNNNNNNNNNNNNNNNNNNNNNNNNNNNNNNNNNNNNNNNNNNNNNNNNNNNNNNNNNNNNNNNNNNNNNNNNNNNNNNNNNNNNNNNNNNNNNNNNNNNNNNNNNNNNNNNNNNNNNNNNNNNNNNNNNNNNNNNNNNNNNNNNNNNNNNNNNNNNNNNNNNNNNNNNNNNNNNNNNNNNNNNNNNNNNNNNNNNNNNNNNNNNNNNNNNNNNNNNNNNNNNNNNNNNNNNNNNNNNNNNNNNNNNNNNNNNNNNNNNNNNNNNNNNNNNNNNNNNNNNNNNNNNNNNNNNNNNNNNNNNNNNNNNNNNNNNNNNNNNNNNNNNNNNNNNNNNNNNNNNNNNNNNNNNNNNNNNNNNNNNNNNNNNNNNNNNNNNNNNNNNNNNNNNNNNNNNNNNNNNNNNNNNNNNNNNNNNNNNNNNNNNNNNNNNNNNNNNNNNNNNNNNNNNNNNNNNNNNNNNNNNNNNNNNNNNNNNNNNNNNNNNNNNNNNNNNNNNNNNNNNNNNNNNNNNNNNNNNNNNNNNNNNNNNNNNNNNNNNNNNNNNNNNNNNNNNNNNNNNNNNNNNNNNNNNNNNNNNNNNNNNNNNNNNNNNNNNNNNNNNNNNNNNNNNNNNNNNNNNNNNNNNNNNNNNNNNNNNNNNNNNNNNNNNNNNNNNNNNNNNNNNNNNNNNNNNNNNNNNNNNNNNNNNNNNNNNNNNNNNNNNNNNNNNNNNNNNNNNNNNNNNNNNNNNNNNNNNNNNNNNNNNNNNNNNNNNNNNNNNNNNNNNNNNNNNNNNNNNNNNNNNNNNNNNNNNNNNNNNNNNNNNNNNNNNNNNNNNNNNNNNNNNNNNNNNNNNNNNNNNNNNNNNNNNNNNNNNNNNNNNNNNNNNNNNNNNNNNNNNNNNNNNNNNNNNNNNNNNNNNNNNNNNNNNNNNNNNNNNNNNNNNNNNNNNNNNNNNNNNNNNNNNNNNNNNNNNNNNNNNNNNNNNNNNNNNNNNNNNNNNNNNNNNNNNNNNNNNNNNNNNNNNNNNNNNNNNNNNNNNNNNNNNNNNNNNNNNNNNNNNNNNNNNNNNNNNNNNNNNNNNNNNNNNNNNNNNNNNNNNNNNNNNNNNNNNNNNNNNNNNNNNNNNNNNNNNNNNNNNNNNNNNNNNNNNNNNNNNNNNNNNNNNNNNNNNNNNNNNNNNNNNNNNNNNNNNNNNNNNNNNNNNNNNNNNNNNNNNNNNNNNNNNNNNNNNNNNNNNNNNNNNNNNNNNNNNNNNNNNNNNNNNNNNNNNNNNNNNNNNNNNNNNNNNNNNNNNNNNNNNNNNNNNNNNNNNNNNNNNNNNNNNNNNNNNNNNNNNNNNNNNNNNNNNNNNNNNNNNNNNNNNNNNNNNNNNNNNNNNNNNNNNNNNNNNNNNNNNNNNNNNNNNNNNNNNNNNNNNNNNNNNNNNNNNNNNNNNNNNNNNNNNNNNNNNNNNNNNNNNNNNNNNNNNNNNNNNNNNNNNNNNNNNNNNNNNNNNNNNNNNNNNNNNNNNNNNNNNNNNNNNNNNNNNNNNNNNNNNNNNNNNNNNNNNNNNNNNNNNNNNNNNNNNNNNNNNNNNNNNNNNNNNNNNNNNNNNNNNNNNNNNNNNNNNNNNNNNNNNNNNNNNNNNNNNNNNNNNNNNNNNNNNNNNNNNNNNNNNNNNNNNNNNNNNNNNNNNNNNNNNNNNNNNNNNNNNNNNNNNNNNNNNNNNNNNNNNNNNNNNNNNNNNNNNNNNNNNNNNNNNNNNNNNNNNNNNNNNNNNNNNNNNNNNNNNNNNNNNNNNNNNNNNNNNNNNNNNNNNNNNNNNNNNNNNNNNNNNNNNNNNNNNNNNNNNNNNNNNNNNNNNNNNNNNNNNNNNNNNNNNNNNNNNNNNNNNNNNNNNNNNNNNNNNNNNNNNNNNNNNNNNNNNNNNNNNNNNNNNNNNNNNNNNNNNNNNNNNNNNNNNNNNNNNNNNNNNNNNNNNNNNNNNNNNNNNNNNNNNNNNNNNNNNNNNNNNNNNNNNNNNNNNNNNNNNNNNNNNNNNNNNNNNNNNNNNNNNNNNNNNNNNNNNNNNNNNNNNNNNNNNNNNNNNNNNNNNNNNNNNNNNNNNNNNNNNNNNNNNNNNNNNNNNNNNNNNNNNNNNNNNNNNNNNNNNNNNNNNNNNNNNNNNNNNNNNNNNNNNNNNNNNNNNNNNNNNNNNNNNNNNNNNNNNNNNNNNNNNNNNNNNNNNNNNNNNNNNNNNNNNNNNNNNNNNNNNNNNNNNNNNNNNNNNNNNNNNNNNNNNNNNNNNNNNNNNNNNNNNNNNNNNNNNNNNNNNNNNNNNNNNNNNNNNNNNNNNNNNNNNNNNNNNNNNNNNNNNNNNNNNNNNNNNNNNNNNNNNNNNNNNNNNNNNNNNNNNNNNNNNNNNNNNNNNNNNNNNNNNNNNNNNNNNNNNNNNNNNNNNNNNNNNNNNNNNNNNNNNNNNNNNNNNNNNNNNNNNNNNNNNNNNNNNNNNNNNNNNNNNNNNNNNNNNNNNNNNNNNNNNNNNNNNNNNNNNNNNNNNNNNNNNNNNNNNNNNNNNNNNNNNNNNNNNNNNNNNNNNNNNNNNNNNNNNNNNNNNNNNNNNNNNNNNNNNNNNNNNNNNNNNNNNNNNNNNNNNNNNNNNNNNNNNNNNNNNNNNNNNNNNNNNNNNNNNNNNNNNNNNNNNNNNNNNNNNNNNNNNNNNNNNNNNNNNNNNNNNNNNNNNNNNNNNNNNNNNNNNNNNNNNNNNNNNNNNNNNNNNNNNNNNNNNNNNNNNNNNNNNNNNNNNNNNNNNNNNNNNNNNNNNNNNNNNNNNNNNNNNNNNNNNNNNNNNNNNNNNNNNNNNNNNNNNNNNNNNNNNNNNNNNNNNNNNNNNNNNNNNNNNNNNNNNNNNNNNNNNNNNNNNNNNNNNNNNNNNNNNNNNNNNNNNNNNNNNNNNNNNNNNNNNNNNNNNNNNNNNNNNNNNNNNNNNNNNNNNNNNNNNNNNNNNNNNNNNNNNNNNNNNNNNNNNNNNNNNNNNNNNNNNNNNNNNNNNNNNNNNNNNNNNNNNNNNNNNNNNNNNNNNNNNNNNNNNNNNNNNNNNNNNNNNNNNNNNNNNNNNNNNNNNNNNNNNNNNNNNNNNNNNNNNNNNNNNNNNNNNNNNNNNNNNNNNNNNNNNNNNNNNNNNNNNNNNNNNNNNNNNNNNNNNNNNNNNNNNNNNNNNNNNNNNNNNNNNNNNNNNNNNNNNNNNNNNNNNNNNNNNNNNNNNNNNNNNNNNNNNNNNNNNNNNNNNNNNNNNNNNNNNNNNNNNNNNNNNNNNNNNNNNNNNNNNNNNNNNNNNNNNNNNNNNNNNNNNNNNNNNNNNNNNNNNNNNNNNNNNNNNNNNNNNNNNNNNNNNNNNNNNNNNNNNNNNNNNNNNNNNNNNNNNNNNNNNNNNNNNNNNNNNNNNNNNNNNNNNNNNNNNNNNNNNNNNNNNNNNNNNNNNNNNNNNNNNNNNNNNNNNNNNNNNNNNNNNNNNNNNNNNNNNNNNNNNNNNNNNNNNNNNNNNNNNNNNNNNNNNNNNNNNNNNNNNNNNNNNNNNNNNNNNNNNNNNNNNNNNNNNNNNNNNNNNNNNNNNNNNNNNNNNNNNNNNNNNNNNNNNNNNNNNNNNNNNNNNNNNNNNNNNNNNNNNNNNNNNNNNNNNNNNNNNNNNNNNNNNNNNNNNNNNNNNNNNNNNNNNNNNNNNNNNNNNNNNNNNNNNNNNNNNNNNNNNNNNNNNNNNNNNNNNNNNNNNNNNNNNNNNNNNNNNNNNNNNNNNNNNNNNNNNNNNNNNNNNNNNNNNNNNNNNNNNNNNNNNNNNNNNNNNNNNNNNNNNNNNNNNNNNNNNNNNNNNNNNNNNNNNNNNNNNNNNNNNNNNNNNNNNNNNNNNNNNNNNNNNNNNNNNNNNNNNNNNNNNNNNNNNNNNNNNNNNNNNNNNNNNNNNNNNNNNNNNNNNNNNNNNNNNNNNNNNNNNNNNNNNNNNNNNNNNNNNNNNNNNNNNNNNNNNNNNNNNNNNNNNNNNNNNNNNNNNNNNNNNNNNNNNNNNNNNNNNNNNNNNNNNNNNNNNNNNNNNNNNNNNNNNNNNNNNNNNNNNNNNNNNNNNNNNNNNNNNNNNNNNNNNNNNNNNNNNNNNNNNNNNNNNNNNNNNNNNNNNNNNNNNNNNNNNNNNNNNNNNNNNNNNNNNNNNNNNNNNNNNNNNNNNNNNNNNNNNNNNNNNNNNNNNNNNNNNNNNNNNNNNNNNNNNNNNNNNNNNNNNNNNNNNNNNNNNNNNNNNNNNNNNNNNNNNNNNNNNNNNNNNNNNNNNNNNNNNNNNNNNNNNNNNNNNNNNNNNNNNNNNNNNNNNNNNNNNNNNNNNNNNNNNNNNNNNNNNNNNNNNNNNNNNNNNNNNNNNNNNNNNNNNNNNNNNNNNNNNNNNNNNNNNNNNNNNNNNNNNNNNNNNNNNNNNNNNNNNNNNNNNNNNNNNNNNNNNNNNNNNNNNNNNNNNNNNNNNNNNNNNNNNNNNNNNNNNNNNNNNNNNNNNNNNNNNNNNNNNNNNNNNNNNNNNNNNNNNNNNNNNNNNNNNNNNNNNNNNNNNNNNNNNNNNNNNNNNNNNNNNNNNNNNNNNNNNNNNNNNNNNNNNNNNNNNNNNNNNNNNNNNNNNNNNNNNNNNNNNNNNNNNNNNNNNNNNNNNNNNNNNNNNNNNNNNNNNNNNNNNNNNNNNNNNNNNNNNNNNNNNNNNNNNNNNNNNNNNNNNNNNNNNNNNNNNNNNNNNNNNNNNNNNNNNNNNNNNNNNNNNNNNNNNNNNNNNNNNNNNNNNNNNNNNNNNNNNNNNNNNNNNNNNNNNNNNNNNNNNNNNNNNNNNNNNNNNNNNNNNNNNNNNNNNNNNNNNNNNNNNNNNNNNNNNNNNNNNNNNNNNNNNNNNNNNNNNNNNNNNNNNNNNNNNNNNNNNNNNNNNNNNNNNNNNNNNNNNNNNNNNNNNNNNNNNNNNNNNNNNNNNNNNNNNNNNNNNNNNNNNNNNNNNNNNNNNNNNNNNNNNNNNNNNNNNNNNNNNNNNNNNNNNNNNNNNNNNNNNNNNNNNNNNNNNNNNNNNNNNNNNNNNNNNNNNNNNNNNNNNNNNNNNNNNNNNNNNNNNNNNNNNNNNNNNNNNNNNNNNNNNNNNNNNNNNNNNNNNNNNNNNNNNNNNNNNNNNNNNNNNNNNNNNNNNNNNNNNNNNNNNNNNNNNNNNNNNNNNNNNNNNNNNNNNNNNNNNNNNNNNNNNNNNNNNNNNNNNNNNNNNNNNNNNNNNNNNNNNNNNNNNNNNNNNNNNNNNNNNNNNNNNNNNNNNNNNNNNNNNNNNNNNNNNNNNNNNNNNNNNNNNNNNNNNNNNNNNNNNNNNNNNNNNNNNNNNNNNNNNNNNNNNNNNNNNNNNNNNNNNNNNNNNNNNNNNNNNNNNNNNNNNNNNNNNNNNNNNNNNNNNNNNNNNNNNNNNNNNNNNNNNNNNNNNNNNNNNNNNNNNNNNNNNNNNNNNNNNNNNNNNNNNNNNNNNNNNNNNNNNNNNNNNNNNNNNNNNNNNNNNNNNNNNNNNNNNNNNNNNNNNNNNNNNNNNNNNNNNNNNNNNNNNNNNNNNNNNNNNNNNNNNNNNNNNNNNNNNNNNNNNNNNNNNNNNNNNNNNNNNNNNNNNNNNNNNNNNNNNNNNNNNNNNNNNNNNNNNNNNNNNNNNNNNNNNNNNNNNNNNNNNNNNNNNNNNNNNNNNNNNNNNNNNNNNNNNNNNNNNNNNNNNNNNNNNNNNNNNNNNNNNNNNNNNNNNNNNNNNNNNNNNNNNNNNNNNNNNNNNNNNNNNNNNNNNNNNNNNNNNNNNNNNNNNNNNNNNNNNNNNNNNNNNNNNNNNNNNNNNNNNNNNNNNNNNNNNNNNNNNNNNNNNNNNNNNNNNNNNNNNNNNNNNNNNNNNNNNNNNNNNNNNNNNNNNNNNNNNNNNNNNNNNNNNNNNNNNNNNNNNNNNNNNNNNNNNNNNNNNNNNNNNNNNNNNNNNNNNNNNNNNNNNNNNNNNNNNNNNNNNNNNNNNNNNNNNNNNNNNNNNNNNNNNNNNNNNNNNNNNNNNNNNNNNNNNNNNNNNNNNNNNNNNNNNNNNNNNNNNNNNNNNNNNNNNNNNNNNNNNNNNNNNNNNNNNNNNNNNNGTAAAATAATTAAGAAGTTCAATCTGGAACCGCGAGAAATGCTTCATTTAAAGGTCAGATTTGAGGGCAGAGCCCAGGGTCCTTAGCAGAACGGAGGAACGGGCATCTTGGGGTCAAAGTCCACCGATCTTTCAAAGTTGGTGTTTCTgctccataaaactctggttacacCACACTTGTGAGTGTTTTGTCCAGTCCCGTTCGTCTCGTTAcagggaagggggatagggatgGAGGATAGGTGCTGGGAGATGGGATGGGGgttgggaggggttggggatgggggtgggagattggGGGATGGGACATGGGAGATGAGGAGGGGGCGAGGGGAGTGggaaggaaggaggatgggaaggaggtggagcggtgtggggaggggagggtttgGGGGAGTGAAGGGTgattgggaaggggaggggaaggggaatggggtgGAGTTGTGTTGGAGAAAATTCATCCATTGTTGGAGCGAGGAGCAGGGGGTGCCGAATTCTCATCCGGAACTCGCCGTCCCTCCCCTGTCCCCTCTTCCAGGTCCTTGATCATCCGGATCACGTATACGTTGGTGACCCAGGTCAGGAACGCCACCAAGAGGGGGTAGGATTGCTGGTATCGATGGAGGCGGAAGCCCAGCCGTCGGTACAGCCGGATGGCCGGCTGCTGGGCGGTGGTGGTGCCGAGGACGCAGCGCCGGTATCCACGGCAACGGCCGAACTCCAGCACCTGCTCCACCAGCCTGCGGCCTATCCCCCGCCCGTGGCAGCGCAGGTCCACGGCCAGGCGCAGCAGCTCACAGGAGCCGGGGCCGTCCTCGGCCGGCACCGGGCGGACCGCCACCACGCCCTTCAGTCCGTCCGCGCCCCCCTCCTCTTCGGCCACCCAAAAGCCGGCCCCCGGCCGCCGCAGGTAGCTGCCCTCGATGTCGCCCATGTCTGCCAGGAGCTGCTGCCTCACGTAGTTGGCGAACATTATCCAGCAGGCCAGGTAAAGGAGGACCAGCAGCCCGGCCCCCGACAGGGCGGCCCACGCAACCGAGCGGCTCAGCCCGTAGACGGCGCCGCTGGCGGCCAGGACGAGGGCGGGTGCGACGGGCGAGAGGAGGGCCCGTCGGAAGGCCAGCGGCGGCAAGGATTTCATCCCCTCCCTGAAGATCCGCCGGGCCTCGGCGCCGTCCCCCGGCCGGAACGGGCGCACGACCAGCCGGGGGCCCTTCCCCGGCGCCTCCATCCCTCGATGAGGAAGGGGTGCAGTGGATTCCTTCCGCTGCCCAGGACCTGTTGGAGGAGatggggggcagagagagagagagatgtcaggGCCACAATGAAGCCTTtttctaccattaaccaaggggtccatggaccgctGGTTGGGCACCCCTTTCCTGTCCATGGACCTGTGCCAGTATATTGTGACCTTTGTTAATGCACCACCACCTCctccggcagctcgttccatgcaCGCACCCACCCTTTGGGTGggaaagaagttgcccctcagggttCCGCTCCCACATTCAACCTGAGCCCTGATTGCCCAACCCTGGGATAAAGACTGTGCGTATTTGCTCCATCGTTTGCCCCCGGTGACTTTGTACAGCTCTACCATTGCCCACCGGTGAACAAGGGCAAGATGTTCACTGTGAACGGTCGTGTCCTGGGGAGTGTCATAGAACAGAGGCACCTAGGGGTGCAGGTACGTGATTCACTGGAGGTGGGGCCACGCGTAGTTAGGCTGGTGAAGACGGCTTTAGAGGCACCAGGTGCAATGACCTCATCTaactcactgttatcagactcttgaagaaACCTCTTGTCTGATAAAATAAGACTCCtggcctcacagtctacctcattatctCGCATTTCATCATTAACCTGCCGCACCTTCTCAGAAGCTTTTACACTTTAATCTGCATTGTAATAATAATGAAAAAGAGCAattgtgcaatacttgatctcctgttAGCGACGGAGACAgggaaggtgacagaagtttgtgttgggGACCACTTTGCATCTAGCGATCACAGTGCCATTAATTTCGAAGTATATATATGAGAAAAATTTAGGTTTAGTCTGCAAgctgagattctaagttggagaaaggccaattttgatggtatgagGAAGTGTGGGCCAAGACAGGCAGTTTTCTTGGGAAGTGAGAGGCCTTCaagagtgaaattttgagagcacatTGCTGGtacgtgcctgtcagaataaaaggcaaagataacaggtgtagggaactttggttttcaagagatatcgaaGGCCTGGCTAAGAGACCAAAAGGAGTTGcagagcaggtataggcaggtaggaataaATGAGTTGCTTATGGAGTGTGAGAAAcccaagagaacacttaaagaaatcaggagggctgaaggAAAACATGAGATTGCCCTCGCAAGCAAGATGAAGgggaatcccaagggattctacagatatgttaa is part of the Hemitrygon akajei chromosome 25, sHemAka1.3, whole genome shotgun sequence genome and harbors:
- the LOC140716453 gene encoding N-acetyltransferase 8-like is translated as MGRVYLRSWVNSLFPSLTHKHRGSAVGGGTGPEEALEIAAGTLHWSPLASRFIVLTGGPGQRKESTAPLPHRGMEAPGKGPRLVVRPFRPGDGAEARRIFREGMKSLPPLAFRRALLSPVAPALVLAASGAVYGLSRSVAWAALSGAGLLVLLYLACWIMFANYVRQQLLADMGDIEGSYLRRPGAGFWVAEEEGGADGLKGVVAVRPVPAEDGPGSCELLRLAVDLRCHGRGIGRRLVEQVLEFGRCRGYRRCVLGTTTAQQPAIRLYRRLGFRLHRYQQSYPLLVAFLTWVTNVYVIRMIKDLEEGTGEGRRVPDENSAPPAPRSNNG